A window of Pirellula sp. SH-Sr6A contains these coding sequences:
- a CDS encoding C45 family autoproteolytic acyltransferase/hydolase gives MKRMLLPVTIALLLEAWGVPPIALERANGQDRAAKEAAIVGKPPLVERSEGDGKNLLHSEKLSGARWHIEGNGIRIPVVAVRGTPYEMGVQLGSQMRDEMQRLVPPLVTGFRSELKVSEEQLDHVWATTSSYTDPRLMQQLVGLAEGSGIPIRTLQHVHCLPLLMPYACSSIAAWGDATVDGHLYQTRNLDWSLEAGAHEFPVLVVYFPDTGIPHVSPSFAGFIGAHCGMNAAGIVLSEIGDASAKEMPYETHASHFTAWFRTLLYDANSLTEAIRMFEQIKPTKSYHFVFGDGVTDKRSTKIRAATGGGRAKPEIDLWKDNDPKDELAPQVLSCVVYHDEGRGAFPTLAAQRGKLDAEKLIALANQIPIQGGNVMNAVFDATGMRLWVSYAGQDKEAYQRPYLQLDLMTIDIDRDGKPDWRPSP, from the coding sequence ATGAAGAGAATGTTACTCCCCGTTACGATTGCTCTCCTTCTCGAAGCCTGGGGCGTCCCGCCCATCGCGCTCGAAAGGGCGAATGGCCAAGATCGAGCCGCCAAAGAGGCGGCGATTGTCGGCAAGCCCCCGTTGGTGGAACGATCCGAGGGTGATGGGAAAAATCTTCTCCATTCGGAAAAACTCTCTGGCGCGCGTTGGCACATCGAAGGGAATGGGATTCGAATTCCGGTCGTGGCCGTACGCGGAACCCCCTATGAGATGGGAGTGCAACTCGGGTCACAGATGCGCGACGAAATGCAGCGCCTCGTCCCCCCGTTGGTGACTGGCTTCCGATCCGAATTGAAGGTTAGCGAAGAACAACTGGATCATGTATGGGCAACGACATCGAGTTACACCGATCCGCGTCTGATGCAGCAATTGGTGGGACTCGCTGAAGGAAGTGGTATTCCTATTCGAACGCTCCAGCATGTCCACTGCTTGCCCCTCTTGATGCCCTACGCCTGCAGCAGCATCGCCGCGTGGGGGGATGCGACGGTGGATGGGCATCTCTACCAAACCCGGAACTTGGATTGGTCCCTCGAAGCAGGGGCGCACGAGTTTCCCGTTCTGGTCGTCTACTTCCCTGACACGGGAATACCCCACGTCTCTCCGTCATTCGCAGGATTTATTGGAGCCCATTGCGGCATGAACGCAGCTGGCATCGTCCTATCGGAAATCGGAGACGCGTCCGCAAAAGAAATGCCCTACGAAACGCACGCTTCCCACTTCACCGCATGGTTTCGCACACTGCTCTACGACGCGAATTCACTGACGGAGGCGATTCGTATGTTTGAACAGATCAAGCCGACTAAAAGTTATCACTTCGTTTTTGGAGATGGTGTAACGGACAAGCGATCGACGAAAATTCGCGCGGCGACCGGAGGTGGACGAGCCAAGCCGGAGATCGATCTCTGGAAGGACAATGACCCGAAGGATGAGCTTGCCCCCCAGGTACTATCGTGCGTTGTTTACCACGACGAAGGGCGAGGCGCGTTCCCAACCTTGGCCGCGCAGCGAGGTAAACTCGATGCGGAGAAACTTATCGCGCTGGCCAACCAGATTCCCATCCAGGGAGGGAACGTCATGAACGCGGTGTTCGATGCGACCGGAATGCGCCTTTGGGTTAGCTATGCCGGCCAAGACAAAGAGGCTTACCAACGCCCTTATCTGCAGCTCGATCTGATGACCATCGATATCGATCGAGACGGAAAGCCAGACTGGCGTCCTTCGCCTTGA
- a CDS encoding alpha/beta hydrolase: protein MKTFRWFRLFCAITLITSLPVWAPSQTAWAQGQNVTSSESAVEKDVPYAEPALERQVLDIYRPSNAKNAPVIFWIHGGGWQTGDKSQVQLKPKWFVDQGFVFVSTNYRLLPKVPMETIIRDVAKSLGWVAKNIGSHGGDPKRIYVMGHSAGAQLAALLCIDDRYLAAEGVPFSSLKGCVPVDGDTYDIPAIIETAETRRRVHKQPQAKYGHREKFGNDPAKHVDFSAVTHVAKDKGIPPFLILYVSSHPDTSAQAQRLDAVLKEAGISSTLFGAKDSEHSKLNNDLGVPDDPASEALKKFIAADAKK from the coding sequence ATGAAGACATTCCGATGGTTTCGCCTTTTTTGTGCCATCACCTTGATAACGTCACTCCCGGTGTGGGCTCCGTCCCAAACTGCGTGGGCTCAAGGGCAAAACGTCACGAGCTCGGAATCGGCCGTCGAAAAGGACGTTCCCTACGCAGAGCCCGCTCTCGAACGCCAAGTCTTGGATATCTACCGGCCTTCCAATGCAAAGAATGCACCGGTCATCTTCTGGATCCATGGAGGTGGGTGGCAAACCGGAGATAAATCGCAGGTCCAACTCAAACCAAAATGGTTTGTCGATCAAGGATTCGTGTTTGTCTCCACCAATTATCGCCTCCTACCGAAAGTACCCATGGAGACAATCATTCGGGATGTTGCCAAATCGCTGGGGTGGGTGGCTAAGAACATCGGCTCCCATGGAGGCGATCCCAAACGAATCTACGTGATGGGGCACTCGGCAGGTGCCCAGCTCGCCGCGCTCCTCTGCATCGATGACCGCTACTTGGCCGCCGAAGGTGTTCCCTTCTCTTCTCTAAAAGGATGCGTTCCAGTCGATGGTGATACATACGACATTCCCGCCATCATCGAAACCGCCGAAACGCGCCGACGTGTCCATAAACAACCGCAAGCCAAATATGGTCATCGCGAGAAGTTTGGAAACGATCCTGCCAAACATGTCGACTTCTCCGCCGTCACCCACGTCGCAAAGGACAAGGGAATCCCACCCTTCCTGATCCTCTACGTTTCCAGCCATCCGGATACCAGCGCGCAAGCCCAGCGACTCGATGCGGTTCTCAAGGAAGCTGGCATCTCCTCCACCTTGTTTGGGGCCAAGGACTCGGAACACAGCAAACTGAACAACGACTTGGGGGTGCCCGATGACCCTGCTTCCGAAGCGTTGAAGAAATTCATTGCTGCGGACGCGAAGAAATAA
- the odhB gene encoding 2-oxoglutarate dehydrogenase complex dihydrolipoyllysine-residue succinyltransferase, protein MVDIVVPSVGESISEVQISKWLKKEGDWVAAGTDLVDLETEKASVQISAPEDGILLKILKNNEEFASVGDILATFQPAAKGASPSGSAAPALQPASAPQQPVSSAPASPAADPRVMPAAQRALDDHHLQATQVPATGPGGRLLKEDVVRYVSQTSPAAPAAPAPVAPAAPAPTKTVTGTLAPPVSAPTASTGMVQQGSSNRSEEVKPMSMIRRTIASRLVQAQHTAALLTTFNEVDMQPVMTLRNKYRDAFAEKHGVKLGFMSFFAKAACEALKRYPSVNAEIRGNNIVYRNYCDIGIAIGGGKGLVVPVLRNVEKMGFAEIERTIGEFASRAMANKLMPEDLEGGTFTISNGGIYGSLLSTPIVNPPQSGILGLHSIQERPIALNGEVVIRPMMYLALTYDHRIIDGREAVTFLKTIKEVIEDPSRLFLEI, encoded by the coding sequence ATGGTAGATATCGTCGTTCCGTCGGTCGGTGAGAGTATTTCTGAAGTTCAAATCAGCAAATGGCTCAAGAAGGAAGGGGACTGGGTCGCGGCAGGAACCGATCTCGTCGATCTGGAAACCGAGAAGGCGTCCGTGCAGATCTCCGCTCCGGAAGATGGGATCCTTTTGAAGATCCTTAAGAACAATGAAGAGTTCGCTTCGGTAGGGGACATCCTCGCTACGTTCCAACCGGCGGCAAAGGGTGCTTCGCCATCAGGCAGCGCCGCTCCTGCTCTGCAGCCAGCGTCCGCACCTCAGCAACCCGTATCTTCCGCACCGGCATCGCCCGCCGCGGACCCTCGCGTCATGCCTGCTGCGCAGCGGGCGCTGGACGATCATCACTTGCAAGCCACCCAGGTACCCGCGACAGGCCCGGGCGGTCGATTGCTCAAAGAAGACGTGGTTCGTTACGTCAGTCAAACCTCACCAGCGGCCCCGGCTGCACCCGCACCCGTCGCTCCTGCTGCACCGGCTCCTACCAAGACCGTCACCGGGACGTTGGCGCCACCGGTTTCTGCACCCACAGCTTCCACCGGAATGGTTCAACAGGGGAGTTCAAACCGGTCCGAGGAGGTCAAGCCGATGAGCATGATCCGCCGGACCATCGCCTCCCGGCTTGTTCAAGCTCAGCACACGGCAGCCCTGCTCACCACCTTCAACGAAGTCGACATGCAGCCCGTCATGACGCTTCGCAACAAGTACCGCGACGCATTTGCTGAGAAGCATGGAGTGAAGCTGGGCTTCATGTCCTTTTTTGCCAAAGCGGCCTGCGAGGCCCTGAAACGATACCCATCGGTTAACGCTGAGATTCGTGGCAACAATATTGTCTACCGCAACTACTGCGACATCGGGATTGCGATCGGTGGCGGGAAGGGTTTGGTCGTCCCCGTCCTTCGCAACGTCGAGAAGATGGGCTTCGCAGAAATCGAGCGAACGATCGGCGAATTCGCGTCGCGAGCCATGGCCAACAAACTGATGCCAGAGGATCTTGAAGGCGGGACCTTTACCATCAGCAACGGGGGTATCTACGGTTCTCTCTTGTCCACGCCGATCGTCAACCCACCCCAAAGCGGGATCTTGGGACTCCACTCGATCCAGGAGCGACCGATTGCACTCAACGGAGAGGTCGTCATTCGCCCCATGATGTACTTGGCCCTGACATATGACCACCGGATTATCGATGGTCGCGAGGCAGTCACCTTCTTGAAGACCATCAAAGAAGTAATCGAAGACCCCTCCCGTTTGTTCCTTGAAATCTAG
- a CDS encoding sugar phosphate isomerase/epimerase family protein: protein MMQLGFVSAILPELELAQVLQSASQIGYRCVEVMCWPPSKAERRYAGITHINVDDLSDASIATIARLQQETGVFISGLGYYPNCLSPDEAEAERCTEHLKRVIAAAPKLGIDRVNTFIGRDFTKSVDDNWPRLLKTWKPIVDLAEKQGVRIGIENCPMLFTQDEWPGGKNIATSPAIWRRLFSDLGSPNLGLNYDPSHMVWQCMDYLKPLRDFIDRIFHVHAKDVRIDRHRLDEVGIFAHPKLYHSPKLPGLGEIDWGQFFSVLSDEGYVGPVCVEVEDRAYEATVESRTEALAQSYRYLSQFAPR, encoded by the coding sequence ATGATGCAACTTGGATTCGTCAGCGCCATCCTGCCTGAACTGGAGCTGGCACAGGTACTTCAATCCGCGTCGCAGATCGGATACCGATGCGTCGAAGTGATGTGCTGGCCTCCGAGCAAAGCGGAACGTCGCTATGCTGGGATAACCCATATCAATGTCGACGATCTGTCCGATGCTTCGATAGCTACCATCGCTCGATTGCAGCAGGAGACAGGAGTCTTCATCAGTGGCCTGGGCTATTACCCAAATTGCCTATCGCCGGACGAGGCAGAAGCAGAGCGATGCACCGAACATTTGAAAAGGGTGATTGCTGCAGCTCCCAAACTAGGAATCGATCGTGTCAACACGTTCATCGGGCGCGACTTCACGAAAAGCGTAGACGATAACTGGCCGCGCCTCCTGAAGACTTGGAAACCCATCGTTGACTTGGCGGAAAAACAGGGTGTCCGCATTGGCATCGAGAACTGCCCGATGCTCTTCACGCAGGACGAATGGCCCGGTGGAAAGAATATTGCGACCAGCCCCGCGATTTGGCGCCGCTTATTTTCCGATTTGGGAAGCCCGAATTTGGGACTCAACTACGATCCATCCCACATGGTCTGGCAGTGCATGGACTACTTGAAACCGCTGAGAGACTTCATCGATCGTATTTTTCATGTGCATGCGAAAGACGTTCGAATCGATCGGCATCGTTTGGATGAAGTAGGCATCTTTGCGCATCCGAAGCTCTACCACTCCCCGAAGCTACCGGGTCTTGGCGAAATCGATTGGGGACAGTTCTTCTCTGTTCTCAGCGATGAGGGATATGTGGGTCCCGTTTGTGTCGAGGTCGAGGACCGGGCGTATGAAGCCACCGTGGAGTCACGCACCGAAGCGCTCGCCCAAAGCTACCGATATTTGAGCCAGTTCGCACCGCGGTAA
- a CDS encoding amidohydrolase, with translation MNLRLTPPPRNPFRDASTLVCLLFLLFSWVLANDASSQSPPNPHPADLLIRSGRVLQWSGADAEAVAVRGGKVVWVGLDRDSAGWIDQTTTIVEAHGGLVTPGLNDAHVHFLSGSLGLQQIDLNDAQHASTILERVEAFAKRYPERPVIVGRGWLYGAFAGGLPTRDMLDAVVADKPVLLRCYDGHTIWVNTVALRQAGITRDSPDPPRGLIVRDSTTGEPTGVLKESAQRLVDSLFPVPSLDEKKEALLQGIALAHRVGVTSIQECGVDDAELMVFDTMIQEGRFPLRTHFALSGQVGMNDTDFDRLMATRRAKESIGVRSVKLFIDGVIESHTAYLLSPYANQSTLGLPACDATELQRLIARLDREEWNVMVHAIGEGGVRMTLDAFEHAMQSNPDRKRLRRHRLEHVETIDPSDITRLKPLGVIASMQPRHAEPNSNIFDVWVANIGPSRAERAWAWKSILASGGRLAFGTDWPVVPLDPRPGLQIAVTRQTLDGKPDEPFVRSQQLKLEEALYAYTYGAAFAEGQETEKGAIAPGQMADLVIWKKDLRTLPASELYRAEVEATLFNGQVVYRAGQ, from the coding sequence ATGAATCTTCGACTTACCCCTCCCCCTCGTAACCCATTTCGGGACGCCAGCACCCTGGTGTGCCTGCTTTTTCTACTGTTTTCCTGGGTCTTGGCCAACGACGCTTCTTCGCAGTCGCCGCCGAACCCCCATCCTGCGGACCTGCTGATCCGTAGCGGCAGGGTCCTGCAATGGTCCGGTGCCGATGCAGAGGCGGTGGCCGTTCGCGGAGGGAAAGTCGTTTGGGTCGGTCTCGATCGCGATTCCGCCGGCTGGATCGATCAAACAACGACGATCGTCGAGGCCCATGGGGGGCTTGTGACTCCAGGCCTCAACGACGCGCACGTTCATTTCCTGTCCGGTTCTCTGGGATTGCAGCAGATCGATTTGAATGACGCGCAGCACGCTTCGACGATCCTGGAGAGGGTGGAGGCCTTTGCGAAGCGATATCCGGAGCGACCCGTTATCGTCGGACGAGGTTGGCTCTACGGCGCGTTTGCCGGCGGTTTGCCGACTCGCGATATGCTCGACGCGGTCGTCGCGGACAAACCGGTTCTTTTGCGCTGCTACGACGGACACACGATTTGGGTCAACACCGTGGCACTCCGCCAAGCGGGAATCACCCGGGACTCTCCCGATCCGCCGCGAGGCCTGATCGTTCGCGACTCCACCACGGGCGAGCCGACCGGGGTTCTCAAAGAGTCTGCTCAGCGATTGGTCGATTCCCTTTTTCCAGTTCCGTCCCTCGATGAAAAGAAAGAAGCCTTGCTCCAAGGGATCGCGCTGGCGCATCGCGTCGGTGTGACGAGTATCCAAGAATGCGGCGTGGATGATGCCGAATTGATGGTCTTCGATACCATGATCCAAGAGGGCCGCTTCCCCCTTCGAACACACTTCGCTCTTTCCGGTCAAGTCGGCATGAACGACACGGATTTCGATCGCTTGATGGCAACACGACGCGCGAAAGAATCGATCGGCGTGCGTTCGGTGAAGCTGTTCATCGACGGTGTGATCGAGTCGCATACAGCCTATCTGCTTTCTCCCTATGCAAACCAAAGCACACTCGGGCTGCCCGCCTGCGACGCCACGGAACTGCAACGATTGATCGCTCGCCTGGATCGAGAGGAGTGGAATGTGATGGTACACGCGATCGGGGAAGGTGGCGTGCGGATGACACTCGATGCCTTCGAACATGCGATGCAATCGAATCCCGATCGAAAACGATTGCGCCGTCATCGTCTCGAGCATGTCGAAACCATCGATCCATCGGACATCACGCGTCTAAAGCCATTGGGTGTGATCGCGTCGATGCAGCCTCGACATGCTGAGCCCAATAGCAATATCTTCGACGTCTGGGTCGCGAATATAGGTCCATCTCGGGCTGAGCGGGCTTGGGCGTGGAAGTCGATTCTAGCGAGCGGTGGACGGCTCGCGTTCGGAACCGATTGGCCGGTCGTTCCGCTTGACCCTCGCCCCGGTCTGCAAATCGCCGTCACGCGCCAAACACTAGATGGCAAACCGGACGAACCCTTCGTTCGCTCGCAGCAATTGAAACTTGAGGAGGCTCTCTACGCCTACACCTACGGCGCTGCGTTCGCGGAAGGGCAAGAAACAGAGAAGGGAGCGATCGCACCGGGACAAATGGCCGACCTCGTGATCTGGAAAAAGGACCTGCGCACGCTTCCCGCCTCGGAACTGTATCGCGCGGAAGTCGAAGCAACCCTATTCAACGGCCAAGTCGTTTACCGAGCTGGCCAGTGA
- the tig gene encoding trigger factor, producing MSAVDTQAPDSKLQLTVKIDKPSTCLRHVVVTIPRAEVDRYFRKTFDEIAPRADLPGFRPGKVPRKLLESRFKQTALDQVKSGLVMDSLQQITEGGEFSAISEPDMDYGAVDIPDTGDFTYEFKIEVRPEFETPNWKGLELTKTEYKLSDEDVDKQLIRTLERITAGEAFDGEAQVGDRVVVSIRFSLDGKEVSSLDESMVTLRSKLSLADSIIENFGELMVGTREGDVRETKVKIFETSLNESLRGKEVDATITVDEIRRVNVEGLSGATLEMLGFDTATELRDFVRAELERQAEYHQNQLLREQVTAKLTEGADWELPQAVVRRQADRELHRRVLELRRSGFTDDQIRSVINGVRRNIEGTTQDALRQHFVLEKIAEDLGIEPTEAEYESEIELIATQSDLSPRQVRAKLERSGQMDALRNQILERRVIETIVGEAKLSSTDGGSILKAEPDEFAVEFLVAPVTQSLPEAKYDEKPEDGVESKSVKPT from the coding sequence ATGTCAGCTGTCGACACTCAGGCACCAGATTCCAAGCTTCAACTGACCGTCAAGATTGACAAGCCGTCGACCTGCCTTCGGCACGTCGTTGTCACGATTCCTCGGGCTGAAGTAGATCGTTATTTCCGCAAGACGTTTGACGAGATCGCTCCCCGTGCGGATCTTCCTGGTTTCCGACCTGGAAAGGTTCCTCGCAAGCTTTTGGAAAGCCGATTCAAGCAAACGGCTTTGGATCAGGTCAAGAGCGGTCTGGTGATGGACTCCCTTCAGCAGATCACCGAAGGGGGTGAATTTTCGGCGATTTCCGAGCCCGATATGGACTACGGTGCCGTCGATATTCCCGATACCGGCGACTTCACCTACGAGTTCAAAATCGAGGTTCGTCCCGAATTCGAAACACCGAACTGGAAGGGCTTGGAGCTCACCAAGACCGAGTACAAGCTGAGCGACGAGGATGTCGACAAGCAACTCATCAGGACTTTGGAACGGATCACCGCTGGGGAAGCCTTCGATGGCGAAGCCCAAGTCGGCGATCGCGTAGTCGTCAGCATCCGATTTAGTTTGGACGGCAAAGAGGTTAGCTCGCTGGACGAGAGCATGGTCACCCTTCGCAGCAAGCTGAGTTTGGCCGACTCCATCATCGAGAACTTCGGTGAATTGATGGTCGGTACCCGCGAAGGGGACGTCCGCGAGACCAAGGTAAAGATTTTCGAAACGTCGCTCAACGAGTCGTTGCGAGGCAAGGAAGTCGACGCCACGATCACTGTTGACGAAATCCGTCGCGTCAACGTTGAAGGCTTGAGCGGTGCTACCCTCGAGATGCTGGGATTTGATACCGCTACCGAACTGCGAGATTTTGTGCGAGCGGAATTAGAGCGACAAGCTGAATACCACCAAAACCAACTCCTCCGCGAGCAGGTCACGGCCAAGCTCACGGAAGGTGCGGATTGGGAATTGCCCCAAGCGGTCGTTCGCCGTCAAGCGGATCGCGAGCTCCATCGCCGCGTTTTGGAACTGCGACGAAGCGGTTTCACCGACGATCAAATCCGATCGGTGATCAACGGTGTTCGACGCAACATCGAAGGCACAACTCAGGATGCGCTGCGACAGCACTTCGTCCTCGAGAAGATCGCCGAAGATCTTGGGATCGAGCCAACGGAAGCCGAATACGAATCCGAAATCGAGCTGATTGCAACCCAGAGCGATTTGTCGCCTCGACAAGTTCGCGCCAAGCTAGAGCGAAGCGGGCAAATGGACGCCCTCCGCAACCAAATTCTGGAACGACGCGTTATCGAAACGATTGTCGGCGAAGCCAAATTGAGTTCCACCGATGGTGGTTCGATCCTCAAGGCAGAACCGGATGAGTTCGCTGTCGAATTCTTGGTGGCCCCAGTCACTCAATCCCTTCCCGAAGC